One Vallitalea pronyensis genomic region harbors:
- a CDS encoding DUF4489 domain-containing protein, with amino-acid sequence MSCGCVKDKDCAKCEKLSPCPKKILLECGTPGGEMMFTATGQTFDAALVTVDTACFCKPLTELQFSSQVKAVLQPFEDVDAPVDAEIVLRYDLICRRNGGSDIVIGSYTFRRFLTATSVVDTTQSLETTDTFTFNKCISPTACPGCIDYFVRVTATTVSVANLTNNASATVSMGQLVAKIQDC; translated from the coding sequence ATGTCTTGTGGCTGCGTAAAAGATAAAGATTGTGCAAAATGTGAAAAACTTAGCCCATGTCCTAAAAAAATATTATTAGAATGTGGCACGCCTGGTGGAGAGATGATGTTTACTGCTACTGGACAAACATTTGATGCTGCTCTTGTTACCGTTGACACAGCTTGTTTCTGTAAGCCTTTAACAGAACTTCAATTCTCAAGTCAAGTTAAAGCAGTATTACAACCATTTGAAGATGTTGATGCTCCAGTAGATGCAGAAATCGTACTTCGTTATGATTTGATTTGTAGACGTAATGGTGGAAGCGATATCGTAATCGGCAGTTATACCTTTAGAAGATTTTTAACTGCAACTAGCGTAGTAGATACGACTCAGTCATTAGAAACAACCGATACATTTACATTTAACAAATGTATCAGCCCAACTGCTTGTCCTGGATGTATTGATTACTTTGTTAGAGTAACTGCTACAACAGTAAGTGTTGCTAACTTAACAAACAATGCCAGCGCAACTGTTTCCATGGGTCAACTTGTTGCTAAAATTCAAGATTGCTAA